In Gemmata obscuriglobus, a single genomic region encodes these proteins:
- a CDS encoding sigma-70 family RNA polymerase sigma factor codes for MPRPALAVIASTLRQSARPPAEPAQSDHELLAAFVADRDEDAFRALVARHGKTVLAACRQVLVDPADADDAFQATFLVLLKKAKKLDGAAPLGGWLFGVAHRIAVRCRADAHRRRVREGEAATRARTAAEGPDLSWREAAAVLHEELNALADKYRLPLLLCSVQGLTRDEAAEQLGTTVGAIRGQLERGRVLLERRLKRRGVVLSAGLLAVLVGGSRAAGTFPSQGLVNATVRAAGGHAGAGVVALTHGAFRMTAVLKYAALSAALILGLLGTPFALGWGRSTASADEKPAASKAPPAAPPKSDAARISVKGTVVGPDGKPVAGAVIRTMAPGGWDSPTAVELTTTDANGAFAATLDPAPGRPDFRQVVAAKAGFGPDWVWVRDLTAAAITLKLVADVPVKGRVTDLQGKPVAGTKVQVRSLSVAPPDYLKKVWEAWPRGPELAMRHAEKKELIAPVSAGLPHVTTTGADGTFEFRGIGRDRLVSLRFEESAIETVGCRVVTDPAFDPKTVSQPTPATMPGGAYTPGPELYGPSFTHTAKPSQPVVGTVTDAATGEPLAGVQVNGNVRGPRWCENGAMTRTDAKGAFRLTGVAKAGAVEVVVLPSPGRSYLAASTTATGKAGLTEIRADVKLVRGVVVKGRVVEKATGEPVRGAAVRYTPLSGNTFFTANKFERYVESGGSHITDADGRFQLDALPGTGILFAQGETRGRTLRIPYTQLRVAKEDLPRANLSSLDVLGPTFLAADRHLVTLHSQSAYKLIDPKETEPSVEVTLTFDRGLTVSGTVVGPDGEPAAGVTAYELSACYDTPQKLADGSFTALALEPEHPRTLLFADSAKKLSAVLKLNGTEKKPVAKLQPWGGVSGRLLDADGKPVVGATAHVYVKNQIEHMAFGTIARGTTATTDAAGTFTLELPSGPAGYIVFFTEKNKPVRTESRAAPGGTVVRPGAVSDIGDVVKPE; via the coding sequence GTGCCCCGACCCGCACTCGCCGTGATCGCGTCCACGCTGCGACAGTCGGCCCGCCCGCCGGCCGAACCCGCGCAGAGCGACCACGAACTGCTCGCCGCGTTCGTGGCGGACCGGGACGAGGACGCGTTCCGCGCACTCGTCGCCCGGCACGGCAAGACGGTGCTCGCGGCGTGCCGGCAGGTGCTGGTGGACCCGGCCGACGCCGACGACGCGTTCCAGGCCACGTTCCTCGTTCTGCTCAAGAAGGCGAAGAAACTGGACGGCGCGGCCCCGCTCGGGGGCTGGCTGTTCGGGGTCGCGCACCGGATCGCGGTGCGGTGCCGGGCCGACGCGCACCGCCGGCGGGTGCGCGAGGGCGAGGCCGCGACCCGCGCCCGCACGGCGGCCGAGGGGCCGGACCTGAGCTGGCGCGAGGCCGCCGCCGTGCTGCACGAGGAGCTGAACGCCCTGGCCGACAAGTACCGGTTGCCGCTGCTGCTGTGCAGCGTCCAGGGGCTGACCCGCGACGAGGCGGCGGAGCAACTCGGGACGACGGTCGGGGCGATCCGCGGGCAGCTCGAGCGCGGGCGCGTGCTGCTCGAACGGCGGCTGAAGCGGCGCGGCGTCGTGCTGTCGGCCGGGCTACTAGCGGTGCTGGTGGGGGGCTCTCGGGCGGCGGGAACGTTCCCGTCGCAAGGTCTGGTTAACGCGACGGTGCGGGCGGCCGGCGGGCACGCGGGCGCGGGCGTCGTCGCACTGACCCACGGAGCGTTCCGCATGACAGCCGTTCTGAAATACGCGGCTCTGTCCGCGGCCCTGATCCTCGGGCTACTCGGCACCCCCTTCGCGCTCGGGTGGGGCCGGTCGACCGCGAGCGCGGACGAAAAGCCGGCGGCGAGCAAGGCGCCGCCCGCGGCCCCACCGAAGTCTGATGCGGCCAGGATCAGCGTCAAGGGCACGGTGGTCGGGCCGGACGGCAAGCCGGTCGCAGGGGCGGTCATTCGGACGATGGCCCCCGGCGGGTGGGACTCCCCGACCGCCGTCGAGTTGACAACGACGGACGCGAACGGCGCGTTCGCCGCGACCCTCGACCCGGCGCCCGGCCGACCGGACTTCCGGCAGGTGGTTGCGGCGAAGGCCGGGTTCGGCCCGGACTGGGTCTGGGTCCGCGACCTCACCGCCGCGGCGATCACCCTGAAGTTGGTGGCCGACGTGCCGGTGAAGGGGCGGGTGACCGACCTCCAGGGCAAGCCCGTAGCCGGGACGAAGGTCCAGGTGAGGTCGCTCTCCGTCGCGCCCCCCGATTACTTGAAGAAAGTGTGGGAGGCGTGGCCCCGCGGGCCGGAGCTCGCCATGCGGCACGCTGAGAAGAAGGAGCTGATCGCACCGGTCTCGGCCGGACTCCCGCATGTCACGACCACCGGCGCGGACGGAACGTTCGAGTTCCGCGGCATCGGCCGCGACCGCCTCGTGTCGCTGAGATTCGAGGAGAGCGCGATCGAGACCGTGGGGTGCCGGGTGGTGACCGACCCGGCGTTCGACCCGAAAACCGTGAGCCAGCCGACGCCCGCGACCATGCCCGGCGGGGCGTACACGCCGGGGCCGGAACTGTACGGCCCGTCGTTCACCCACACGGCGAAGCCGTCGCAGCCGGTCGTCGGCACCGTCACCGACGCCGCGACGGGCGAGCCGCTCGCCGGCGTGCAGGTGAACGGAAACGTCCGGGGGCCGCGCTGGTGCGAGAACGGCGCGATGACGAGAACAGACGCGAAGGGCGCGTTCCGCCTGACGGGCGTGGCAAAGGCGGGGGCGGTCGAGGTGGTCGTGTTGCCCTCACCGGGACGGTCGTATCTCGCGGCCAGTACGACCGCGACCGGTAAGGCGGGGCTGACCGAGATCCGGGCGGACGTAAAACTCGTCCGCGGCGTGGTGGTGAAAGGGCGGGTGGTGGAGAAGGCGACCGGCGAGCCGGTGCGCGGGGCTGCCGTCCGGTACACGCCGCTGTCGGGCAACACGTTCTTCACCGCCAACAAATTCGAGCGGTACGTTGAGAGCGGCGGGTCCCACATCACCGACGCCGACGGTCGGTTCCAATTGGACGCGCTGCCGGGCACCGGCATCCTGTTCGCGCAGGGAGAGACGCGAGGGCGGACGCTCCGCATCCCGTACACCCAGCTGCGGGTAGCGAAGGAGGACTTACCGCGCGCGAACTTGTCCAGCCTCGATGTCCTGGGGCCGACGTTCCTTGCCGCCGACCGGCACCTCGTCACCCTGCACAGCCAGTCGGCGTACAAGCTCATCGATCCGAAGGAGACCGAGCCGTCGGTCGAGGTGACGCTCACGTTCGACCGGGGGCTGACGGTATCGGGCACGGTGGTCGGGCCGGACGGGGAGCCCGCAGCCGGCGTGACGGCGTACGAACTGAGCGCTTGCTACGACACCCCGCAGAAGCTGGCAGACGGCTCGTTCACGGCCCTGGCCCTCGAGCCCGAGCACCCGCGGACGCTGCTGTTCGCGGACTCCGCGAAGAAGCTGTCCGCCGTGCTGAAGTTGAACGGAACCGAGAAAAAACCAGTGGCGAAGTTGCAGCCGTGGGGCGGCGTGAGTGGTCGGCTGCTGGACGCCGACGGGAAGCCAGTGGTCGGGGCAACGGCGCACGTTTACGTCAAGAATCAGATCGAGCACATGGCCTTCGGCACGATCGCACGCGGGACTACCGCGACGACTGATGCGGCGGGCACGTTTACACTCGAACTGCCGAGTGGGCCGGCGGGGTACATCGTCTTCTTCACGGAGAAGAACAAGCCCGTGAGGACCGAGTCGCGGGCCGCCCCCGGCGGCACCGTGGTGCGGCCCGGTGCGGTGAGCGATATCGGCGACGTGGTGAAACCGGAATGA